CCAGATAATCCACCCGAATCCCCGCCTTCGGCTTCCGTTCCCCGTGGCAATCAAAACAATACCGCTTCAACAACGGCTGCACCAACCGCTGAAAATCCTGCTGCACCACCGCCGGCTCCTTGGCCGGCAACGCGCCCGCCAGCATCAGCAATCCCAGAAATATTCGAAACCCGTTCACCGCCCCAATCCTCCCCTGCCCCACCGAACCGAGCAAGGAAAGAAGCCCCCTTCCTTGCCAATCTGTTCGGGCGCATTTACAAAGGGGCATGCGCTTTCTTTTTTCATTTCTGATGGTGTGCGGTGTTTTGCAGGCGGCTGAACAGGCTGAACGACCAAACATTTTGTGGATCACGGCTGAGGACATGAGTCCGGTGCTGGGTTGTTACGGGGACCCGTTTGCCATCACGCCGAATATTGATCGGCTCGCCAAGGAGAGCGTGCGGTACACGAAGGCGTTTGCCAGTGCGCCGGTGTGTTCGCCTTCGCGGTCGTGCTTGATCACCGGTTGCTATCCGACCTCGCTGTCCACGCAGCAGATGCGGTCGGGGTTTGCGATTCCGAAAAGCATGCGTGGGTTTCCGGCGTTGCTGCGCCAACGCGGGTATTACACGACCAACAACGTGAAGACCGATTACAACACCGGCAACTACGCGGACATCATTAAACACTCGTGGAACGAAAGCAGCGCCACCGCGCATTGGCGCCAGCGCGGCGGGCGGGCGCAGCCGTTCTTCAGCGTGTTTAACCTGATGACCTCGCACCAAAGCCGGTCGATGGTGTGGCCGTACGCGCGCTTCAAGGAAGAGGTGCAAAGCACCTTGTCGCCGGGCGATATCCATGACCCAAACAAAGTGCCGCTGCCGCCGTATTATCCGGATACCCCGCTGGTGCGGCGCGAGCTGGCGCGCTTTTACGATTGTGTCACGGCGATGGACCTGCAGGTGGGCGCGCTCCTCAAACAACTGCAGGAAGACGGCCTTGCGGAAAACACCATTGTGTTTTTCTACAGCGACCACGGCAGCGGCATGCCCCGCCACAAACGCGCCCTGCTTGATAGCGGCATGCATGTGCCCCTGCTCATTCGGTTCCCCAAAAAATGGCAGCACCTCGCCCCGGGCAAACCCGGCACCACCTCCGATCGCCTTGTGAGTTTTGTGGACTACGCCCCCACCGTGCTGAACCTGCTCGGCCTGCCGATCCCCAAGGCCATGCAGGGCGAACCGTTCCTCGGCTCGAACGCCGCCGCGCCGCGCCGTTATGTGTACGGCCATCGCGATCGCGTGGACGAAGTGCGCGACCTCGCCCGTTCCGTGCGTGACAGCCGTTACCTTTACATCCGCAACTACATGCCGCACCTCGGCTACAACCAACCCACCGCCTGGCCGGACAGCGGCGAGATTCGCCACGAGTTTTATCGCCTCACCAATTCC
This sequence is a window from Limisphaerales bacterium. Protein-coding genes within it:
- a CDS encoding sulfatase-like hydrolase/transferase; amino-acid sequence: MRFLFSFLMVCGVLQAAEQAERPNILWITAEDMSPVLGCYGDPFAITPNIDRLAKESVRYTKAFASAPVCSPSRSCLITGCYPTSLSTQQMRSGFAIPKSMRGFPALLRQRGYYTTNNVKTDYNTGNYADIIKHSWNESSATAHWRQRGGRAQPFFSVFNLMTSHQSRSMVWPYARFKEEVQSTLSPGDIHDPNKVPLPPYYPDTPLVRRELARFYDCVTAMDLQVGALLKQLQEDGLAENTIVFFYSDHGSGMPRHKRALLDSGMHVPLLIRFPKKWQHLAPGKPGTTSDRLVSFVDYAPTVLNLLGLPIPKAMQGEPFLGSNAAAPRRYVYGHRDRVDEVRDLARSVRDSRYLYIRNYMPHLGYNQPTAWPDSGEIRHEFYRLTNSKKMSGAQWHFAGPTRPVEELYDCQADPQNLKNLARSKAHQKILKQLRTEHLRHITETADLGFLPESEAWTMFAKQTGWEIGQARRIPLAGIHQAAAQVGVASEKQLLSNLYSAIPAIRYWGAIGLAARSNISDSAKRVLKQKLSDPSPAARIEIANALAAHGDIPNALPPLINATQHENLIVVTHAARTIELLGKQAIAAKAPMAAALKRAETIRPPDTPATVVLPGDKDLAMFVAFSCRAF